One Arthrobacter sp. FW306-07-I genomic window carries:
- the nrdF gene encoding class 1b ribonucleoside-diphosphate reductase subunit beta, translating to MTEKVKLLSHVEAINWNRIQDDKDVDVWNRLVNNFWLPEKVPLSNDVQSWNTLTPVEQQLTMRVFTGLTLLDTIQGTVGAVSLIPDALTPHEEAVYTNIAFMESVHAKSYSSIFSTLASTKEIDEAFRWSTENENLQKKAQIVMDYYQGDDPLKRKVASTLLESFLFYSGFYLPMYWSSRAKLTNTADLIRLIIRDEAVHGYYIGYKFQKGLEKVSEERRQEIKDYTFELLFELYENEVQYTHDLYDGVGLAEDVKKFLHYNANKALMNLGYEAMFPASVTDVNPAILSALSPNADENHDFFSGSGSSYVIGKAVNTEDEDWDF from the coding sequence ATGACCGAGAAGGTCAAGCTGCTCAGCCACGTCGAGGCCATCAACTGGAACCGCATCCAGGACGACAAGGACGTGGATGTCTGGAACCGCCTGGTTAACAACTTCTGGCTGCCGGAGAAGGTGCCGCTGTCCAACGACGTCCAATCGTGGAACACGCTGACCCCCGTGGAGCAGCAGCTCACCATGCGCGTATTTACGGGCCTAACCCTGCTGGACACCATCCAGGGCACTGTTGGTGCTGTCTCCCTGATCCCGGACGCGCTGACCCCGCACGAGGAGGCCGTGTACACGAACATCGCCTTTATGGAGTCGGTGCACGCAAAGAGCTACTCCTCCATCTTCTCCACGCTGGCCTCCACCAAGGAGATCGACGAGGCATTCCGCTGGTCCACCGAGAACGAGAACCTTCAGAAGAAGGCCCAGATCGTCATGGACTACTACCAGGGTGACGACCCCCTGAAGCGCAAGGTGGCCTCCACTCTGCTGGAGAGTTTCCTGTTCTACTCGGGCTTCTACCTGCCCATGTACTGGTCTTCACGCGCCAAGCTGACGAACACGGCCGACCTGATCCGCCTGATCATCCGTGACGAAGCCGTGCACGGTTACTACATCGGCTACAAGTTCCAGAAGGGCCTGGAGAAGGTCTCCGAGGAACGCCGCCAGGAGATTAAGGACTACACGTTCGAACTGCTCTTCGAGCTGTACGAAAACGAAGTCCAGTACACCCACGACCTTTACGACGGCGTGGGCCTGGCCGAGGACGTTAAGAAGTTCCTGCACTACAACGCCAACAAGGCCCTGATGAACCTGGGCTACGAGGCAATGTTCCCGGCGTCCGTCACCGACGTGAACCCGGCCATCCTGTCGGCCCTGTCCCCGAATGCGGACGAGAACCACGACTTCTTCTCGGGCTCCGGTTCGTCCTACGTGATTGGCAAGGCTGTGAACACCGAGGACGAGGACTGGGACTTCTAG
- the nrdI gene encoding class Ib ribonucleoside-diphosphate reductase assembly flavoprotein NrdI yields the protein MAPTAQRDHTAQRVEVSPPAADRNDPGQALTESQLIYFSSTSENTSRFVAKLGREMARIPLYPKDAPLLATRPFVLVVPTYGGTGGEGSVPKQVIRFLNNPQNRQLLRGVIGAGNTNFGENYCMAADIIAAKCQVPHLYRFELMGTPEDVTRVNQGLDTFWTRLSQTQK from the coding sequence ATGGCACCAACAGCACAGCGCGACCACACGGCTCAGCGTGTGGAGGTGTCCCCGCCGGCCGCAGATCGGAACGATCCCGGGCAGGCTCTCACGGAGAGCCAGCTCATTTACTTTTCCTCCACATCCGAGAACACCAGCCGCTTCGTCGCGAAGCTTGGCCGTGAGATGGCCCGGATCCCGTTGTATCCAAAGGACGCACCCCTCCTCGCCACCCGGCCGTTCGTGCTGGTGGTGCCAACCTACGGCGGCACCGGGGGAGAGGGATCCGTTCCCAAGCAGGTCATCCGGTTCCTGAACAACCCGCAGAACAGGCAACTGCTCCGCGGCGTCATCGGCGCCGGCAATACAAACTTCGGGGAAAACTACTGCATGGCCGCGGACATCATCGCCGCCAAATGCCAGGTACCCCACCTCTATCGATTCGAACTCATGGGAACGCCGGAAGACGTCACCCGGGTCAACCAAGGATTGGACACGTTTTGGACACGACTGTCGCAGACACAGAAGTAA
- a CDS encoding SMODS-associated NUDIX domain-containing protein: MARLFVYFIGIVVFTIAMINSDPDKGFFAVSSGFAIGFAIPLLDTIITNFRFLKVAWYALRTWQRRVRISASYLYRIQVDGDYLLVKGQRFDQYQPVGGVYKTHPSSSGKLRDMNVLDDDLLVPDAVSEGDLRVRVPGKHLVSFVRWFEGERGRETDCWREFHEELVATGILPQELFRLIKYDRVERLYRPMKYSPWAKSQELLIADVVELLPTPDQLAALRQLKTTSDSRVLWAKEDQIRRRGAADGAASQITQIAQTAEWTIDAAI, encoded by the coding sequence GTGGCTCGCTTGTTTGTTTATTTCATCGGAATTGTAGTTTTCACAATTGCGATGATTAATTCGGATCCCGACAAAGGATTCTTTGCAGTTTCCAGTGGTTTCGCGATCGGCTTCGCCATACCGCTGCTAGACACCATTATTACTAACTTTCGATTTCTGAAGGTCGCTTGGTACGCCCTCCGTACTTGGCAACGCCGTGTCCGTATCTCTGCATCGTACCTTTATCGCATTCAAGTTGACGGTGACTACTTACTGGTGAAGGGTCAAAGGTTCGATCAGTATCAACCCGTTGGGGGCGTTTACAAGACTCATCCGTCATCGTCAGGAAAATTACGCGACATGAACGTCCTGGACGACGATTTGTTGGTCCCAGACGCCGTCAGCGAGGGTGATCTCCGGGTGCGCGTCCCGGGCAAACATCTAGTTTCGTTCGTACGGTGGTTTGAGGGAGAGCGTGGACGTGAGACCGACTGCTGGCGCGAGTTCCATGAGGAACTAGTTGCTACTGGCATTCTGCCCCAAGAGCTATTTCGGCTCATCAAGTACGACCGAGTCGAACGTCTTTATCGCCCTATGAAGTACAGCCCCTGGGCAAAGAGCCAGGAACTGCTGATCGCCGATGTTGTGGAGCTCCTACCTACGCCTGACCAACTGGCTGCGCTGCGGCAGCTGAAGACCACTTCAGACTCTCGGGTTCTTTGGGCTAAAGAAGACCAAATTCGACGAAGGGGAGCGGCAGATGGCGCAGCCAGCCAGATCACTCAGATAGCCCAGACCGCAGAGTGGACTATAGATGCCGCTATCTGA
- the nrdH gene encoding glutaredoxin-like protein NrdH: protein MTVTVYTKPACVQCNATYRALDKKGITYQSVDISQDAEALERLKSLGYMQAPVVVTDQDHWSGFRPDKIEELALSAVSSVA from the coding sequence ATGACCGTAACGGTTTACACAAAGCCTGCTTGTGTTCAGTGCAACGCCACCTACCGGGCGCTCGACAAAAAGGGCATCACCTACCAGAGCGTTGACATCTCCCAGGACGCCGAGGCCCTCGAGCGCCTGAAGTCACTGGGCTACATGCAGGCACCCGTTGTGGTCACGGATCAGGACCACTGGTCAGGTTTCCGCCCGGACAAGATCGAGGAACTGGCTCTCTCCGCCGTTTCTTCCGTGGCCTAG
- the nrdE gene encoding class 1b ribonucleoside-diphosphate reductase subunit alpha, producing the protein MPAAYKGLGYHELNAMLNLYGPNGEIQFEADREAAHQYFLQHVNNNTVFFHDLEEKLDYLVKNQYYERETLDQYTMNFIRDLFNRAYKKKFRFETFLGAFKFYTSYTLKTFDGKRFLERYEDRVCMVALHLARGNEQLAMQMVDEIIDGRFQPATPTFLNAGKKQRGELVSCFLLRIEDNMESIGRSINSALQLSKRGGGVAFALTNIREVGAPIKQIENQSSGVIPVMKLLEDSFSYANQLGARQGAGAVYLHAHHPDIYRFLDTKRENADEKIRIKTLSLGVVIPDITFELAKKDEDMYLFSPYDVERVYGMPFSDVSVTEKYYEMVDDSRIKKTKIKAREFFQTLAEIQFESGYPYIMFEDTVNRANPIDGKIIMSNLCSEILQVSQPTTYNDDLSYADTGKDISCNLGSLNIAKTMDSPDFGLTIETAIRSLSAVSDMSNITSVPSIAKGNDQSHAIGLGQMNLHGYLARERVHYGSEEGLDFTNIYFYSVVYHAVRASNLLAIETGQTFGGFEKSKYASGEFFDKYTEQEWVPQTEKVRELFKNVHIPTQADWRELKASVMEHGIYNQNLQAVPPTGSISYINNSTSSIHPVASKIEIRKEGKLGRVYYPAPYLTNDNLEYYQDAYEIGYEKVIDTYAAATQHVDQGLSLTLFFKDTATTRDINKAQIYAWKKGIKTIYYIRLRQLALEGTEVEGCVSCML; encoded by the coding sequence ATGCCGGCTGCCTACAAGGGCTTGGGTTATCACGAGCTGAACGCCATGCTGAACCTTTATGGTCCCAATGGCGAAATCCAGTTCGAGGCTGACCGCGAGGCCGCCCACCAGTACTTCCTGCAGCACGTTAACAACAACACCGTGTTCTTCCACGACCTGGAAGAGAAGCTCGATTACCTGGTGAAGAACCAGTACTACGAGCGCGAGACGCTGGACCAGTACACGATGAACTTCATCCGTGACCTGTTCAACCGTGCCTACAAGAAGAAGTTCCGCTTCGAGACCTTCCTGGGCGCCTTCAAGTTCTACACTTCGTACACGCTGAAGACGTTCGACGGCAAGCGCTTCCTTGAACGCTACGAGGACCGCGTCTGCATGGTGGCCCTGCACTTGGCGCGCGGCAACGAACAGCTGGCCATGCAGATGGTGGACGAGATCATCGACGGCCGTTTCCAGCCGGCCACCCCCACCTTCCTGAACGCCGGCAAGAAGCAGCGCGGCGAGCTGGTCTCCTGCTTCCTGCTCCGCATCGAAGACAACATGGAGTCGATCGGCCGCTCCATCAACTCCGCACTGCAGCTGTCCAAGCGCGGCGGCGGTGTGGCGTTCGCACTGACCAACATCCGCGAGGTGGGTGCGCCCATCAAGCAGATCGAGAACCAGTCCTCCGGCGTCATCCCCGTGATGAAGCTCCTCGAAGACAGCTTCTCCTACGCCAACCAGCTTGGTGCCCGCCAGGGTGCCGGTGCCGTGTACCTGCACGCGCACCACCCGGACATCTACCGGTTCCTGGACACCAAGCGCGAGAACGCGGACGAGAAGATCCGCATCAAGACCCTCTCCCTGGGCGTCGTCATCCCGGACATCACGTTTGAGCTGGCCAAGAAGGACGAGGACATGTACCTGTTCTCGCCGTACGACGTCGAACGCGTCTACGGCATGCCGTTCTCCGACGTCTCGGTCACCGAAAAGTACTACGAGATGGTGGACGATTCCCGGATCAAGAAGACCAAGATCAAGGCGCGCGAGTTCTTCCAGACCCTCGCCGAGATCCAGTTCGAGTCCGGCTACCCGTACATCATGTTCGAAGACACCGTGAACCGGGCCAACCCGATCGACGGCAAGATCATCATGTCCAACCTGTGCTCGGAGATCCTCCAGGTTTCCCAGCCCACTACGTACAACGATGACCTGTCCTACGCCGACACCGGCAAGGACATCTCCTGCAACCTGGGCTCGCTGAACATCGCCAAGACCATGGACTCGCCGGACTTCGGCCTCACCATCGAGACCGCCATCCGCTCGCTGTCCGCCGTCTCCGACATGTCCAACATCACCTCGGTGCCGTCCATCGCCAAGGGCAACGACCAGAGCCACGCCATCGGCCTGGGCCAGATGAACCTGCACGGCTACCTGGCGCGGGAGCGGGTCCACTACGGCTCCGAAGAGGGCCTGGACTTCACCAACATCTACTTCTACTCGGTGGTGTACCACGCGGTGCGCGCCTCCAACCTGCTGGCCATCGAAACCGGCCAGACGTTCGGCGGCTTCGAGAAGTCCAAGTACGCCTCGGGGGAGTTCTTCGATAAGTACACGGAGCAGGAATGGGTTCCGCAGACCGAGAAGGTCCGCGAGCTCTTCAAGAACGTGCACATCCCCACGCAGGCTGACTGGCGCGAGCTGAAGGCTTCCGTCATGGAGCACGGCATCTACAACCAGAACCTGCAGGCCGTGCCGCCCACCGGCTCGATCTCCTACATCAACAACTCCACCTCCTCGATCCACCCGGTGGCGTCCAAGATCGAGATCCGCAAGGAAGGCAAGCTGGGCCGCGTGTACTACCCGGCGCCGTACCTGACCAACGACAATTTGGAGTACTACCAGGATGCGTACGAGATCGGCTACGAGAAGGTCATCGACACCTACGCCGCGGCTACGCAGCACGTGGACCAGGGCTTGTCGCTGACGCTGTTCTTCAAGGACACCGCCACCACGCGCGACATCAACAAGGCCCAGATCTACGCCTGGAAGAAGGGCATCAAGACGATCTACTACATCCGTCTCCGCCAGCTCGCGCTGGAAGGGACCGAGGTGGAGGGCTGCGTCAGCTGCATGCTGTAG
- a CDS encoding type II toxin-antitoxin system RelE family toxin — MSGRPGYRVRVGDYRIIYTIQDDVLLVVVVNLGHRRDIYQK, encoded by the coding sequence TTGAGCGGCCGTCCTGGTTACCGGGTCCGTGTCGGCGACTACAGGATCATTTACACCATTCAGGACGACGTGCTCCTGGTCGTGGTGGTGAACCTAGGGCACCGGCGGGACATTTACCAGAAGTGA
- a CDS encoding TspO/MBR family protein, producing MKLRTLAWTTAATVATAAAGGVATDPRSSWYLKLRKPEWQPPAIAFPVVWTALYADLAVTSAVALDRAAELDSAADSPGPVRKDHRRELRAYQGALAANLVLNASWSWFFWRSRRPWLGAVEAAVLAASSADLVRRTYRLNRTAGVSLAPYAAWCGFATVLSTAIARLNPGAK from the coding sequence ATGAAACTTAGGACACTGGCATGGACGACGGCGGCGACGGTCGCCACTGCCGCCGCAGGCGGGGTTGCCACGGACCCCAGGAGCAGCTGGTACCTGAAGTTGCGGAAGCCGGAGTGGCAGCCACCGGCAATTGCGTTTCCCGTGGTGTGGACTGCCTTGTACGCCGATCTGGCGGTGACGTCCGCCGTCGCGCTGGACCGGGCAGCCGAACTGGACAGTGCTGCCGACAGTCCCGGCCCGGTCAGAAAGGACCACCGCCGGGAGCTGCGTGCCTACCAGGGTGCCTTGGCCGCAAACCTTGTCCTCAACGCATCCTGGAGCTGGTTCTTCTGGCGCTCCCGCCGGCCGTGGCTGGGCGCTGTCGAAGCGGCAGTGCTCGCGGCCAGCAGTGCGGACCTGGTGCGGCGGACCTACCGGCTGAACCGGACTGCCGGCGTTTCGCTCGCTCCGTACGCTGCCTGGTGCGGATTCGCCACCGTACTGTCCACGGCAATCGCCAGGCTCAATCCCGGCGCGAAGTAG
- a CDS encoding type I restriction endonuclease subunit R: MTSPAVAFSEADWEGAAKERLGELDWKPLEGQSIAPGTGERESWSELLIRPRLLAALQRLNPVVPAQYLQQALAEVASPKSNDPMAENHRIHNCLVDGYRLSYIDSDGNEANPTIRLLSQAPDQNDWLAVNQVTLVQGDYKRRFDIVLYCNGMPISIIELKKAGSAHADLPGAHAQLQTYLREFPMAFRFCVFTLASDGIQAKYGTPFTPFNHFSPWNVDDDGVPVPPGYMVDGDAVTALDTALDGLYNQERFLQLLRNFTAFDQGSGGLAKRIAKPHQYYAVTKAVASTIQAVESNGKAGVVWHTQGSGKSMEMELYANMVARQPKLKNPTVVVITDRNELDGQLFEGFDRSLLLAESPKQIKKRSELRDELSNRTTGGIYFTTLQKFGRSKSEKEAGADHPLLSDRRNIIVVVDEAHRSHYDDLDGYARHLRDALPHATLIAFTGTPISFDDRNTQEVFGDYIDIYDLSRAVEDGATVPVYFEPRLIKVGLSEGVTEEDLDKSADELTLGLDDTERARIEASVAVVNAVYGAPQRIAALAEDLVAHWENRRDRMLKFIEAPGKAMIVGGTREICANLYSAIVALRPDWHSDDLSKGKIKVVYSGDATDVPPVSLHVRRDSLNAQVKERLKDVNDELELVIVKDMMLTGYDSPPLHTLYLDRPLKGALLMQTLARVNRTFRGKEDGLLVAYAPLAENLSKALSEYTQSDQANKPVGKNIDEAVALVRDRVDACRGLLSGYDWKAVWHKGGPKAFLNATWGSVNYLRDPRTPGNRPDDGEETLAAKYRRVSSQLARAWALCSSSTDLEALRPEIAVYEEIRVFMAKMDASDRQASGEPVPEEIQRLLGNLIASATSSGEVLDIYDAAGMPKPSLDDLTPEFIAKTQKARNPQLAIEALRKLIADESASSTRNNVIRQRAFSERITELMKKYTNQQLTSAEVIAELVELAREVAAEGKRGQQFTPPLNSDELAFYDAVAQNESAVEVQGEGVLADIARELVSVMRRDVRTDWTVRDDVRAKLRSSIKRLLVRFGYPPDKQPEAIKLVMEQMESMAPRFAEARL, from the coding sequence GTGACATCACCAGCAGTAGCCTTCTCGGAAGCCGACTGGGAAGGCGCCGCGAAGGAGCGGCTTGGCGAGCTGGATTGGAAGCCGTTGGAGGGCCAGTCCATTGCGCCTGGTACAGGGGAACGAGAGTCGTGGTCGGAGCTGCTGATCCGGCCGCGACTGCTTGCCGCCCTCCAGCGCCTTAATCCGGTCGTCCCCGCCCAGTACCTGCAGCAGGCCTTGGCGGAAGTCGCTTCACCCAAGTCAAACGATCCGATGGCCGAAAACCACCGCATCCACAACTGCCTCGTCGACGGCTACCGGCTGAGCTATATCGACTCCGACGGCAACGAAGCCAACCCGACCATCCGACTGCTGAGCCAGGCACCGGACCAAAACGACTGGCTCGCCGTCAACCAGGTCACGCTGGTCCAGGGCGACTACAAACGGCGCTTCGACATCGTTCTTTACTGCAACGGCATGCCCATAAGCATTATTGAACTGAAGAAGGCCGGCAGCGCCCACGCCGACCTTCCCGGCGCCCACGCCCAGCTGCAGACCTACCTCCGCGAATTCCCCATGGCGTTCCGCTTCTGTGTTTTCACGCTCGCCAGCGACGGCATCCAGGCAAAGTACGGAACACCGTTCACCCCCTTCAACCACTTCTCACCTTGGAATGTCGATGACGACGGCGTCCCGGTCCCCCCGGGCTACATGGTGGATGGGGACGCCGTCACCGCCCTCGACACCGCGCTGGACGGCCTCTACAACCAGGAACGGTTCCTGCAGCTGCTCCGCAATTTCACGGCCTTCGACCAAGGCTCGGGCGGACTGGCCAAGCGGATTGCCAAGCCGCACCAGTACTACGCCGTGACCAAGGCGGTGGCCAGCACCATTCAGGCAGTGGAAAGCAACGGCAAGGCTGGCGTGGTGTGGCATACCCAAGGGTCTGGCAAGTCCATGGAAATGGAGTTGTATGCCAACATGGTGGCGCGCCAGCCGAAGCTGAAGAACCCCACTGTCGTGGTCATCACCGACCGGAATGAACTGGACGGCCAGCTGTTCGAAGGCTTCGACCGCAGCCTACTCCTCGCTGAGTCGCCCAAGCAGATCAAGAAGCGGTCGGAACTTCGTGACGAGCTGAGCAACCGTACCACTGGCGGCATCTACTTCACGACGCTCCAGAAGTTCGGCCGCAGCAAGTCCGAAAAGGAAGCCGGCGCTGACCACCCTCTGCTGTCCGACCGTCGCAACATCATTGTGGTCGTGGATGAGGCACACCGCTCGCATTACGACGACCTGGACGGCTACGCCCGCCACCTGAGGGACGCACTTCCCCACGCCACGCTCATCGCCTTCACCGGCACCCCCATATCTTTTGATGACCGGAATACGCAGGAAGTCTTCGGCGATTACATCGACATCTACGACCTGTCCCGGGCAGTTGAGGACGGCGCCACCGTGCCGGTCTACTTCGAGCCGCGGCTGATCAAGGTGGGACTTTCCGAGGGCGTCACGGAGGAGGATCTCGACAAGTCAGCAGATGAACTGACGCTGGGCCTCGACGATACGGAGCGTGCCCGGATTGAAGCGAGTGTCGCCGTCGTCAACGCTGTCTACGGGGCGCCGCAACGCATCGCTGCTCTGGCCGAGGACCTGGTGGCGCACTGGGAGAACCGGCGCGACCGGATGCTCAAGTTCATTGAGGCGCCGGGCAAGGCGATGATCGTGGGCGGGACGCGGGAGATTTGCGCAAACCTCTACTCGGCCATCGTGGCACTGCGGCCGGACTGGCATTCGGACGACCTGTCGAAGGGCAAGATCAAGGTGGTCTACTCGGGCGACGCGACTGACGTTCCGCCGGTGTCGTTGCATGTGCGCCGCGATTCGCTGAATGCGCAGGTGAAGGAGCGGCTCAAGGACGTCAACGACGAACTGGAGCTCGTCATCGTCAAGGACATGATGCTCACCGGCTACGACTCTCCCCCACTGCACACCCTGTACCTGGACCGGCCGCTCAAGGGCGCCCTGCTAATGCAGACTCTGGCCCGGGTCAACCGCACGTTCCGGGGCAAGGAGGACGGGCTGCTGGTGGCATACGCGCCGCTGGCCGAGAACCTGTCCAAGGCCTTGAGCGAGTATACGCAGTCCGACCAGGCGAACAAGCCGGTGGGCAAGAACATCGATGAGGCTGTTGCGCTAGTCCGTGATCGAGTGGACGCCTGCCGAGGCCTGCTTTCCGGCTATGACTGGAAAGCAGTTTGGCATAAGGGAGGACCGAAGGCCTTCCTCAACGCGACGTGGGGTTCAGTAAATTACCTTCGGGATCCTCGTACACCGGGTAACCGTCCGGACGATGGTGAAGAGACGCTCGCGGCCAAGTACCGACGGGTTTCAAGTCAGCTCGCCCGGGCGTGGGCTTTGTGCTCGTCCTCGACGGATCTGGAAGCACTCCGCCCAGAAATTGCCGTGTACGAAGAGATCCGCGTGTTCATGGCAAAAATGGACGCCAGCGACCGGCAGGCAAGCGGCGAGCCGGTACCCGAGGAAATCCAGCGGCTGCTGGGTAACCTGATTGCGTCCGCGACGTCCTCAGGCGAGGTGCTGGACATCTACGATGCTGCCGGCATGCCCAAGCCTTCCCTGGATGATTTAACGCCCGAGTTCATCGCCAAGACGCAGAAGGCACGGAACCCGCAGCTGGCCATCGAGGCGCTGCGGAAGCTGATTGCCGATGAGTCCGCTTCTTCCACGCGGAACAACGTGATCCGGCAGCGGGCGTTCTCTGAGCGGATCACCGAGCTGATGAAGAAGTACACAAACCAGCAGCTGACGTCGGCTGAGGTGATCGCGGAGCTGGTGGAGCTGGCACGCGAGGTGGCCGCGGAAGGTAAGCGGGGCCAGCAGTTCACTCCCCCGCTGAATTCGGACGAATTGGCCTTCTACGACGCCGTCGCCCAGAACGAGTCTGCGGTGGAGGTCCAAGGCGAAGGCGTCCTGGCTGACATTGCCCGCGAATTGGTTTCCGTGATGCGCCGCGACGTCCGGACCGACTGGACCGTCCGCGACGACGTGCGTGCCAAGCTGCGGTCCTCGATTAAGCGGCTTCTTGTGCGCTTCGGGTACCCGCCAGACAAGCAGCCGGAGGCCATCAAGCTGGTTATGGAGCAGATGGAGTCCATGGCGCCGCGCTTTGCCGAAGCGCGTCTCTAG
- a CDS encoding SMODS domain-containing nucleotidyltransferase: MSQSGDFRVFLKEKVNLNQSRLNLLSQRVTAIENFLSNDEVFGEYVVEVIPQGSFAHGTIIKPVGNKEFDADVLVLMDGVEGWEPSDYVQKLYEAFGRSASYRSMRSRKKRCVTIDYAGDFHVDVVPFVTLYGAPYVTNRNTNQFEPAAPDEFTEWLEGKNRMTNGNLVKVVRLLKYLRDHKARFAIPSVTLTAALAHHVSETARISDPDAYRNVANTLRTLSAALATQLAGYPHDAPCIIDPGTGRNLADRWQSHNYQTFRTRFASYVEKIDEACDESDYSKAVKIWRDLFGSNFGAIVEPASLTAAASIRPLVPASERFLDRDFAIPEALNPAYRFKNVGYVVPRKGFRGGPLPRRGDRVGKRQSLKFKIEKSNIPEPYDVYWKVRNYGEEAERAGSLRGEIQKDSGARNWIETTSYVGYHYVEAMIVKDGSCVAKSRQDVIVI, translated from the coding sequence ATGAGTCAGTCCGGTGATTTTCGAGTTTTTCTCAAGGAAAAGGTTAATTTGAACCAGAGCAGGTTGAACCTGCTGTCTCAACGCGTGACCGCCATTGAGAACTTCCTCTCGAACGATGAGGTCTTTGGTGAGTATGTAGTCGAAGTGATTCCGCAAGGCTCCTTTGCGCACGGGACCATCATCAAGCCCGTCGGTAACAAAGAATTTGACGCAGACGTGTTGGTCCTGATGGATGGGGTTGAAGGCTGGGAGCCCAGCGACTACGTGCAGAAGTTGTACGAGGCGTTTGGGCGGAGTGCGTCTTACAGGTCAATGCGTTCGCGCAAGAAGCGCTGCGTGACGATTGACTACGCAGGCGACTTCCACGTCGACGTGGTCCCGTTTGTGACCCTGTACGGCGCTCCTTACGTCACCAATAGGAACACCAACCAGTTCGAACCGGCTGCCCCCGACGAATTCACCGAGTGGCTAGAGGGCAAGAACCGAATGACGAACGGAAACCTCGTCAAGGTCGTCCGGCTCCTGAAGTACCTACGCGACCACAAGGCCCGCTTCGCGATCCCGTCCGTCACACTAACAGCCGCGTTGGCTCACCACGTCAGTGAGACCGCGAGGATAAGCGATCCGGACGCATATAGAAACGTCGCTAATACGCTCCGAACACTTTCAGCGGCTTTGGCTACACAACTCGCTGGATATCCGCACGACGCCCCCTGCATTATTGACCCTGGCACTGGTCGGAACCTGGCTGATCGCTGGCAAAGCCACAACTACCAGACTTTCCGGACCCGATTCGCTTCGTATGTCGAAAAAATCGATGAAGCCTGTGATGAGTCCGACTACAGCAAGGCAGTGAAAATCTGGCGAGATCTGTTCGGATCTAACTTCGGTGCGATCGTTGAGCCCGCTAGCCTTACGGCGGCGGCCTCCATCAGGCCGCTGGTACCGGCGTCGGAGCGGTTCCTGGACCGAGATTTTGCCATTCCCGAGGCTCTCAACCCCGCTTATCGCTTCAAAAACGTCGGGTACGTAGTCCCGCGGAAGGGGTTCCGTGGCGGCCCCTTGCCTCGGCGCGGTGACAGGGTCGGGAAGCGTCAATCCTTGAAGTTCAAGATTGAAAAATCGAACATACCTGAGCCATATGACGTGTACTGGAAGGTTCGGAACTATGGAGAGGAAGCAGAGAGGGCCGGCTCACTACGAGGTGAAATTCAGAAGGACAGCGGAGCACGCAACTGGATCGAGACGACATCCTACGTTGGGTACCACTACGTCGAAGCGATGATAGTCAAGGACGGTAGTTGCGTCGCAAAGAGCCGCCAGGATGTCATCGTTATCTGA